From one Labeo rohita strain BAU-BD-2019 chromosome 8, IGBB_LRoh.1.0, whole genome shotgun sequence genomic stretch:
- the LOC127169832 gene encoding tumor necrosis factor receptor superfamily member 14-like isoform X1, producing the protein MIILEIVLFIAATFNFELCFSACARAEYEINGECCPMCAPGNHVYWHCTVDTSTTCVPCPASTYTDEPNGLDKCFPCSVCGAGLHLRKKKTCTRLADTICEPLEGFYCIDREKDSCRFAVKHSECHPGQYVKQTGTAFSDTVCGNCTVGTYSNGSFTACLPYSNCEIKGLTEIKPGTMSSDVECGKSVPIGMIVGVIVGLAVALATAVGIKIYCKFKHKKQDSDRSINYSVPIPVSDDQCEPTSPDSVSPLIFNTSSSLHQSDACSVSNGDMQCVT; encoded by the exons ATGATCATTTTAGAGATTGTGTTATTCATTGCTGCTACTTTTAACTTTGAACTGTGTTTCAGTGCGTGTGCTCGTGCTGAATATGAGATAAATGGAGAATGTTGCCCTATGTGTGCACCAG GAAACCATGTTTATTGGCATTGCACTGTAGATACAAGCACAACTTGTGTTCCATGCCCTGCATCAACTTACACTGATGAACCCAATGGGTTGGATAAATGCTTTCCGTGCTCAGTGTGTGGTGCAG gaCTACatctaagaaaaaagaaaacttgcACACGCTTGGCAGATACTATTTGTGAGCCTCTGGAGGGATTCTACTGCATTGACCGAGAGAAAGACAGCTGTAGATTTGCTGTGAAACACTCTGAATGTCACCCTGGACAATATGTGAAACAAACAG GAACAGCATTTAGTGACACTGTATGTGGTAACTGCACAGTAGGGACTTACTCTAATGGCTCTTTTACTGCCTGTCTACCATATTCAAA TTGTGAGATTAAAGGCCTTACAGAAATAAAGCCAGGAACAATGTCATCTGATGTGGAATGTGGAAAGTCAGTTCCAATTGGTATGATTGTTGGAGTCATTGTTGGACTTGCTGTTGCTTTGGCGACTGCTGTTGggataaaaatatattgcaaattTAAACATAAGAAACAGGATTCTGACAGAA gtaTAAATTACTCAGTACCAATACCAGTGAGTGATGATCAATGTGAACCT ACATCACCAGACTCAGTGTCCCCTCTTATATTCAACACTAGTAG CTCTTTACATCAATCAGATGCCTGTTCTGTTTCAAATGGAGACATGCAATGTGTGACCTga
- the LOC127169832 gene encoding tumor necrosis factor receptor superfamily member 14-like isoform X2, whose product MCAPGNHVYWHCTVDTSTTCVPCPASTYTDEPNGLDKCFPCSVCGAGLHLRKKKTCTRLADTICEPLEGFYCIDREKDSCRFAVKHSECHPGQYVKQTGTAFSDTVCGNCTVGTYSNGSFTACLPYSNCEIKGLTEIKPGTMSSDVECGKSVPIGMIVGVIVGLAVALATAVGIKIYCKFKHKKQDSDRSINYSVPIPVSDDQCEPTSPDSVSPLIFNTSSSLHQSDACSVSNGDMQCVT is encoded by the exons ATGTGTGCACCAG GAAACCATGTTTATTGGCATTGCACTGTAGATACAAGCACAACTTGTGTTCCATGCCCTGCATCAACTTACACTGATGAACCCAATGGGTTGGATAAATGCTTTCCGTGCTCAGTGTGTGGTGCAG gaCTACatctaagaaaaaagaaaacttgcACACGCTTGGCAGATACTATTTGTGAGCCTCTGGAGGGATTCTACTGCATTGACCGAGAGAAAGACAGCTGTAGATTTGCTGTGAAACACTCTGAATGTCACCCTGGACAATATGTGAAACAAACAG GAACAGCATTTAGTGACACTGTATGTGGTAACTGCACAGTAGGGACTTACTCTAATGGCTCTTTTACTGCCTGTCTACCATATTCAAA TTGTGAGATTAAAGGCCTTACAGAAATAAAGCCAGGAACAATGTCATCTGATGTGGAATGTGGAAAGTCAGTTCCAATTGGTATGATTGTTGGAGTCATTGTTGGACTTGCTGTTGCTTTGGCGACTGCTGTTGggataaaaatatattgcaaattTAAACATAAGAAACAGGATTCTGACAGAA gtaTAAATTACTCAGTACCAATACCAGTGAGTGATGATCAATGTGAACCT ACATCACCAGACTCAGTGTCCCCTCTTATATTCAACACTAGTAG CTCTTTACATCAATCAGATGCCTGTTCTGTTTCAAATGGAGACATGCAATGTGTGACCTga
- the LOC127169836 gene encoding tumor necrosis factor receptor superfamily member 14-like isoform X2, whose product MFTLRIIILITLIVPLNYELCSCQCARAEYKIDKQCCPMCAPGNRVLWHCTDDTSTTCVPCPPLTFIDEPNGFMECFPCTVCDANQGLRVNKVCTQSSDTVCKPLERFYCIDKKKSSCTSAVQHSECNPGQYIKQAGTGSTDTICADCTGDTYSNGSFSSCLPHTKCEALGLAETNPGTHSSDSECGNSPTAVAIIAPSVIVTLALALFGVVFIFKHIWKKKQSKSSGNRKWFM is encoded by the exons ATGTTCACTTTAAggattattattcttattacaCTCATTGTTCCTCTTAACTATGAACTTTGTTCTTGTCAGTGTGCTCGTGCTGAATATAAGATAGACAAGCAATGCTGCCCAATGTGTGCACCTG GAAACCGTGTTCTTTGGCACTGTACAGATGATACCAGCACAACTTGTGTTCCATGCCCTCCATTAACTTTTATTGACGAACCAAATGGCTTCATGGAATGCTTTCCCTGTACTGTATGTGATGCAA ACCAAGGTTTAAGAGTGAATAAAGTATGCACTCAGTCATCAGATACTGTTTGTAAACCACTAGAGAGATTCTACTGCAttgataaaaagaaaagcagCTGCACTTCAGCTGTGCAACATTCAGAATGTAACCCTGGACAATATATCAAACAAGCag GTACTGGCTCCACAGATACTATATGTGCTGACTGTACAGGTGACACATATTCAAATGGATCTTTCTCATCCTGTTTACCACACACAAA ATGTGAGGCCCTGGGACTTGCTGAAACAAATCCAGGAACACATTCATCTGACTCTGAATGTGGAAATTCCCCTACTGCTGTAGCAATCATTGCTCCTAGTGTTATAGTGACTTTAGCATTAGCATTATTTGGAgtagttttcatatttaaacatatttggaAGAAGAAACAATCCAAAAGTTCAG GAAACAGGAAATGGTTTATGTGA
- the LOC127169836 gene encoding tumor necrosis factor receptor superfamily member 14-like isoform X3 yields the protein MFTLRIIILITLIVPLNYELCSCQCARAEYKIDKQCCPMCAPGNRVLWHCTDDTSTTCVPCPPLTFIDEPNGFMECFPCTVCDASTGSTDTICADCTGDTYSNGSFSSCLPHTKCEALGLAETNPGTHSSDSECGNSPTAVAIIAPSVIVTLALALFGVVFIFKHIWKKKQSKSSVVGCRRIAESFETEGQVKTICE from the exons ATGTTCACTTTAAggattattattcttattacaCTCATTGTTCCTCTTAACTATGAACTTTGTTCTTGTCAGTGTGCTCGTGCTGAATATAAGATAGACAAGCAATGCTGCCCAATGTGTGCACCTG GAAACCGTGTTCTTTGGCACTGTACAGATGATACCAGCACAACTTGTGTTCCATGCCCTCCATTAACTTTTATTGACGAACCAAATGGCTTCATGGAATGCTTTCCCTGTACTGTATGTGATGCAA GTACTGGCTCCACAGATACTATATGTGCTGACTGTACAGGTGACACATATTCAAATGGATCTTTCTCATCCTGTTTACCACACACAAA ATGTGAGGCCCTGGGACTTGCTGAAACAAATCCAGGAACACATTCATCTGACTCTGAATGTGGAAATTCCCCTACTGCTGTAGCAATCATTGCTCCTAGTGTTATAGTGACTTTAGCATTAGCATTATTTGGAgtagttttcatatttaaacatatttggaAGAAGAAACAATCCAAAAGTTCAG ttgttggTTGCAGGAGAATTGCTGAATCATTTGAAACAGAAGGACAAGTCAAGACAATTTGCGAATGA
- the LOC127169836 gene encoding tumor necrosis factor receptor superfamily member 14-like isoform X1: MFTLRIIILITLIVPLNYELCSCQCARAEYKIDKQCCPMCAPGNRVLWHCTDDTSTTCVPCPPLTFIDEPNGFMECFPCTVCDANQGLRVNKVCTQSSDTVCKPLERFYCIDKKKSSCTSAVQHSECNPGQYIKQAGTGSTDTICADCTGDTYSNGSFSSCLPHTKCEALGLAETNPGTHSSDSECGNSPTAVAIIAPSVIVTLALALFGVVFIFKHIWKKKQSKSSVVGCRRIAESFETEGQVKTICE; the protein is encoded by the exons ATGTTCACTTTAAggattattattcttattacaCTCATTGTTCCTCTTAACTATGAACTTTGTTCTTGTCAGTGTGCTCGTGCTGAATATAAGATAGACAAGCAATGCTGCCCAATGTGTGCACCTG GAAACCGTGTTCTTTGGCACTGTACAGATGATACCAGCACAACTTGTGTTCCATGCCCTCCATTAACTTTTATTGACGAACCAAATGGCTTCATGGAATGCTTTCCCTGTACTGTATGTGATGCAA ACCAAGGTTTAAGAGTGAATAAAGTATGCACTCAGTCATCAGATACTGTTTGTAAACCACTAGAGAGATTCTACTGCAttgataaaaagaaaagcagCTGCACTTCAGCTGTGCAACATTCAGAATGTAACCCTGGACAATATATCAAACAAGCag GTACTGGCTCCACAGATACTATATGTGCTGACTGTACAGGTGACACATATTCAAATGGATCTTTCTCATCCTGTTTACCACACACAAA ATGTGAGGCCCTGGGACTTGCTGAAACAAATCCAGGAACACATTCATCTGACTCTGAATGTGGAAATTCCCCTACTGCTGTAGCAATCATTGCTCCTAGTGTTATAGTGACTTTAGCATTAGCATTATTTGGAgtagttttcatatttaaacatatttggaAGAAGAAACAATCCAAAAGTTCAG ttgttggTTGCAGGAGAATTGCTGAATCATTTGAAACAGAAGGACAAGTCAAGACAATTTGCGAATGA